The following coding sequences are from one Formosa haliotis window:
- a CDS encoding nuclear transport factor 2 family protein — translation MTKIVSSPNCGNSPKMEFLKEFNIAFAKGNVEFIVESVTDDIVWNIIGDKKIEGKETFAKELEKMKSKKATELIIDQILSHGKEGATNGIMKMQNGKKYAFSDFYKFKGAKGVKIKSITSYVVEI, via the coding sequence ATGACAAAAATTGTTTCAAGTCCAAATTGTGGAAACTCACCGAAAATGGAATTTCTAAAAGAATTCAATATTGCTTTTGCAAAAGGAAACGTGGAATTTATTGTCGAAAGCGTAACTGATGATATTGTTTGGAACATCATTGGCGACAAAAAAATCGAAGGAAAAGAAACGTTTGCGAAGGAATTGGAAAAAATGAAATCCAAAAAGGCGACCGAATTAATAATTGACCAAATTTTATCGCACGGAAAAGAAGGAGCTACAAACGGAATTATGAAAATGCAAAACGGAAAAAAATATGCGTTTTCGGACTTTTATAAATTTAAGGGAGCAAAAGGTGTTAAAATAAAATCAATAACATCATACGTAGTTGAAATTTGA
- a CDS encoding DUF1801 domain-containing protein yields the protein MNREIKEYNEKQEFEDKEICNQLALIINRELTDAESKIWHRHPVWFLNGNPIVGYSKQKKGLRLMFWSGADFEEEDLNIRGTKFKDASVFYKSVTEVDETKLKRWLKKSKEIQWDYKNIVKRKGKLEILK from the coding sequence ATGAACAGAGAAATAAAAGAATATAACGAAAAGCAAGAATTTGAGGACAAAGAAATTTGCAACCAACTTGCTCTGATTATAAACAGAGAACTAACTGATGCAGAAAGCAAAATTTGGCATCGACACCCAGTTTGGTTTTTAAATGGCAATCCAATAGTAGGTTACAGCAAACAAAAAAAAGGTTTAAGATTAATGTTTTGGAGTGGAGCCGACTTTGAAGAAGAAGACTTGAATATTCGAGGCACAAAATTTAAGGATGCTTCAGTTTTTTATAAATCCGTCACAGAAGTTGATGAAACTAAATTAAAACGATGGCTCAAAAAGTCCAAAGAAATTCAATGGGATTATAAAAACATCGTAAAAAGAAAAGGAAAACTCGAAATATTGAAATAA
- a CDS encoding suppressor of fused domain protein translates to MSNKVPNSVEIVDSHLDQFFDEDADIVVFDEIESEIIHRDIFFIKATEDRPYHILLSCGMSALPMKVPEDIESSEFAEVMILLPKEWNLEYESFSDERNYWPIRIMKELMMLPHPNKTWLGFGHTFGHEDDDELAEGIGFNSVMLASSMELSADFTEIELENNKVIDIYTLIPLYKEELEFKKQNSASDLLEKFDKFGIEEIVKVGRKNVCE, encoded by the coding sequence ATGAGTAATAAAGTACCTAATAGTGTTGAAATTGTTGACAGTCATTTAGACCAATTCTTTGATGAAGATGCAGACATTGTTGTATTTGACGAAATAGAATCTGAAATAATTCACAGAGACATTTTTTTCATAAAAGCTACAGAAGATAGACCTTATCACATTTTGTTGAGCTGTGGAATGAGTGCTTTACCAATGAAAGTACCTGAAGATATTGAATCATCTGAATTTGCAGAAGTTATGATATTGTTGCCAAAGGAATGGAATTTAGAATATGAATCTTTTAGTGACGAACGAAATTATTGGCCAATTAGAATAATGAAGGAATTGATGATGTTACCACATCCGAATAAAACTTGGTTAGGTTTTGGACACACTTTCGGACACGAAGATGATGATGAACTTGCAGAAGGAATTGGATTTAATTCAGTAATGTTAGCCAGCTCAATGGAATTATCGGCTGATTTTACCGAAATCGAACTTGAAAATAATAAAGTGATTGACATTTATACTTTAATTCCACTTTACAAAGAAGAACTTGAATTTAAAAAACAAAATAGCGCAAGTGATTTACTTGAAAAATTTGACAAATTCGGAATTGAAGAAATTGTAAAAGTTGGAAGAAAAAATGTTTGCGAATAA